A part of Micromonospora chersina genomic DNA contains:
- a CDS encoding SDR family oxidoreductase, with product MPQRYEEYDRIAVITGADSGIGKACAVALAEAGFDIGITWYGDRDGADRTATEVRATGRRCEVAELDLTRLPGAAAVVDELADRLGGLGVLVNNAGTGLSTPFVEVAWEQWREVLAVDLDGPFLCSQRAARRMRAAGRGGRIISITSVHEHAPRVGSSAYCAAKGGLGLLTQVMAQELAADGITVNAVAPGEIATPMTGQEDVDPFTQERPGVPVGRPGDAREVAAVVALLASPAAAYVTGASWPVDGGMLMMGPQASSLPDNSWRSV from the coding sequence ATGCCCCAGCGATACGAGGAGTACGACCGGATCGCCGTGATCACCGGCGCGGACTCCGGCATCGGCAAGGCGTGTGCGGTGGCGCTCGCCGAGGCCGGTTTCGACATCGGCATCACCTGGTACGGCGACCGGGACGGCGCCGACCGCACCGCCACCGAGGTACGCGCCACCGGCCGCCGTTGCGAGGTGGCCGAGCTGGACCTGACCCGGCTGCCCGGTGCGGCGGCGGTGGTCGACGAGCTGGCCGACCGGCTCGGCGGGCTCGGCGTGCTGGTCAACAACGCCGGCACCGGCCTGTCCACGCCCTTCGTCGAGGTGGCCTGGGAGCAGTGGCGGGAGGTGCTCGCCGTGGACCTGGACGGGCCGTTCCTCTGCTCCCAGCGGGCGGCCCGGCGGATGCGGGCGGCCGGCCGGGGCGGCCGGATCATCAGCATCACCAGCGTGCACGAGCACGCTCCGCGGGTCGGCTCGTCGGCGTACTGCGCGGCGAAGGGCGGGCTGGGGCTGCTCACGCAGGTGATGGCGCAGGAGTTGGCGGCGGACGGGATCACCGTGAACGCGGTCGCGCCCGGTGAGATCGCCACGCCGATGACCGGCCAGGAGGACGTGGACCCGTTCACCCAGGAACGCCCGGGGGTCCCGGTGGGCCGGCCCGGGGACGCCCGGGAGGTGGCGGCGGTCGTCGCCCTGCTCGCCTCGCCCGCCGCCGCCTACGTCACCGGGGCGTCCTGGCCGGTGGACGGGGGGATGTTGATGATGGGCCCGCAGGCGTCGTCGCTGCCGGACAATTCGTGGCGGTCGGTCTGA